The following proteins come from a genomic window of Polyangiaceae bacterium:
- a CDS encoding response regulator, whose translation MRVLEVSLKKAGYSVTTASDGADALAKVEYSTPDLILTDTKLPRLDGYELVRRLKEESEFGNIPVVFLTSQKSIEDKIRGLELGVEDYLTKPIFVRELLARVNLLLARRTQERMATSMPVSARTRLSGSLEDMGVVDLLQTFEVSRKSGIARIGDGHREAIVYFRDGKVVDAELGRLRGEEAVYRALIWSSGNFEVEFRPVSNDDVIPTSTQGLLMEGMRRVDEWGRLLEQLPPLATIFEIDHEQLVARLNEIPDELNGILRLFDGRRTLLDVVDDSPFEDLSTLSTVTKLFFEGLLVIRPEGEGEHDHDHDEVVPSAEAEAPQRLSRAGEFDVVPARQSMEVGEASGSWRPPAPDVAVAESGMVHTLPGVESEPERTAARAPARVVVPPPKPSPPKPPPKPSREARGLDSTELGLGPPPPPPRVPASLDKTEMGLGPAASVAKQEAMPKSTLPDTPDARAAVAIAKSALDASAPSTVRATPDARLGPGKVIPFPASKKDDEGVEQQAAEKPKPVEETDVARKRSAAKKKKRKSQPPKAAQESVRDSAVSLKAEPEEKEEEAPKSDRAVAEAAPPSSKKPTDKKPHDKTKGEHHHDEEWHHDFFTEGDEGRYEGGPAHVEHHDDFSDLDVGRTSRVSMTPEQEARRARATRIVATVIGFALAVGGVALFNSWRHKSATPEPSAMPTMPPAPTVAKTTAVPTATATVTATAEPEPAASAEPEPAASAEPEPAASAEPVAEKPEPVVEKPAPVVDKPKPPVVQPKPVAVKPPPPPPPTEPPPPPPPPATGEKPPTASFPTP comes from the coding sequence GTGCGGGTCTTGGAGGTCAGCCTCAAGAAGGCGGGCTACAGCGTCACTACGGCATCCGACGGCGCGGATGCGTTGGCCAAGGTCGAGTACTCGACGCCCGACCTGATCCTGACCGACACCAAACTGCCGCGGCTGGACGGCTACGAGCTCGTGCGACGCCTCAAGGAGGAGAGCGAGTTCGGCAACATCCCGGTGGTGTTCCTCACCAGCCAGAAATCGATCGAGGACAAGATCCGCGGTCTCGAGCTGGGCGTGGAGGATTACCTCACCAAACCCATCTTCGTTCGCGAGCTGCTCGCGCGCGTGAACTTGCTCTTGGCGCGCCGCACGCAGGAGCGAATGGCCACCAGCATGCCGGTGAGCGCGCGAACGCGTCTCAGCGGATCGTTGGAAGACATGGGCGTGGTGGACTTGCTGCAGACCTTCGAGGTCAGCCGCAAGAGCGGTATCGCTCGCATCGGGGATGGTCATCGCGAAGCCATCGTGTACTTCCGCGACGGCAAGGTGGTGGACGCCGAGCTCGGTCGGCTGCGCGGGGAAGAAGCGGTGTACCGCGCGCTGATCTGGAGCAGCGGTAACTTCGAGGTCGAGTTCCGGCCGGTTTCGAACGACGACGTGATCCCGACCTCCACTCAGGGGCTGCTCATGGAGGGCATGCGCCGGGTGGACGAGTGGGGACGGCTGCTCGAGCAGCTGCCGCCGCTGGCCACGATCTTCGAGATCGATCACGAGCAGCTGGTCGCGCGCCTCAACGAGATCCCCGACGAGCTGAACGGCATCTTGCGCCTGTTCGACGGCCGCCGGACGCTGCTCGACGTGGTGGACGACTCGCCCTTCGAGGACCTGTCCACCCTCTCCACGGTGACCAAGCTGTTCTTCGAGGGGCTGCTCGTGATTCGGCCGGAGGGGGAGGGCGAGCACGACCACGACCACGACGAGGTCGTCCCCAGTGCCGAGGCCGAGGCACCACAGCGGCTGTCTCGGGCCGGGGAGTTCGACGTAGTGCCCGCGCGGCAGTCGATGGAAGTCGGCGAGGCGTCGGGCAGCTGGCGGCCACCAGCCCCGGACGTGGCCGTCGCCGAGAGCGGCATGGTGCACACGCTCCCCGGTGTGGAGAGCGAGCCGGAGCGCACCGCAGCGCGGGCCCCGGCGCGGGTGGTCGTGCCACCGCCGAAGCCGTCGCCACCGAAGCCCCCGCCCAAGCCGTCGCGAGAAGCGCGCGGTCTGGATTCCACGGAGCTCGGGCTGGGGCCCCCTCCGCCGCCCCCGCGGGTCCCGGCGAGCCTGGACAAGACGGAGATGGGCCTAGGGCCGGCAGCGAGCGTGGCCAAGCAGGAGGCCATGCCCAAGAGCACGCTGCCGGACACGCCCGACGCGCGTGCCGCGGTGGCCATTGCCAAGAGCGCGCTGGACGCATCGGCGCCCTCCACCGTGCGTGCCACACCCGACGCACGTTTGGGACCCGGCAAGGTGATCCCGTTCCCTGCATCCAAGAAAGACGACGAGGGGGTCGAACAGCAGGCGGCGGAAAAGCCGAAGCCTGTCGAGGAGACCGACGTGGCGAGAAAGCGGTCAGCCGCAAAGAAGAAGAAGAGGAAGAGCCAGCCGCCCAAGGCAGCGCAAGAGTCCGTGCGGGACTCGGCGGTGTCGTTGAAGGCGGAGCCGGAGGAGAAGGAAGAAGAGGCTCCCAAGAGCGATCGCGCGGTCGCCGAGGCAGCACCTCCGAGCTCCAAGAAGCCGACGGACAAGAAGCCCCACGACAAGACCAAGGGCGAGCACCACCACGACGAAGAGTGGCATCACGACTTCTTCACCGAGGGAGACGAAGGCCGCTACGAGGGCGGGCCGGCTCACGTGGAGCATCACGACGACTTCTCGGATCTGGACGTGGGGCGCACCTCTCGCGTCTCGATGACGCCGGAGCAGGAAGCGCGCCGCGCCCGGGCCACGCGCATCGTCGCCACGGTGATTGGCTTCGCCCTGGCCGTGGGTGGCGTCGCGCTGTTCAACAGCTGGCGCCACAAGAGCGCGACGCCGGAGCCGTCGGCGATGCCCACCATGCCGCCGGCGCCCACCGTGGCCAAGACGACAGCCGTGCCCACCGCCACGGCGACGGTCACCGCCACAGCGGAGCCGGAGCCTGCCGCGTCCGCCGAGCCGGAGCCTGCCGCGTCCGCCGAGCCGGAGCCCGCGGCGTCTGCCGAGCCCGTGGCCGAGAAACCCGAGCCCGTGGTCGAGAAACCCGCGCCCGTGGTCGACAAGCCCAAGCCGCCGGTGGTCCAGCCGAAGCCGGTGGCCGTGAAGCCCCCGCCGCCACCGCCCCCCACGGAGCCGCCGCCTCCGCCGCCACCGCCCGCCACGGGCGAAAAGCCGCCGACGGCCTCGTTCCCCACACCCTGA
- a CDS encoding polysaccharide deacetylase family protein encodes MARWPWLGALLFLLGCGGAVTPRTKLVATSPAVLPAPRVHLARLTPPGPARLGAGVRRLSAEPAARRFREPVVAPEHTRAIVLLYHGFDDGRDKLSVKSSAFERQLGWLADNHVEIVSTSELLDYLEGRRWLPERVAVITIDDGRRSVFRRAWPILARHGARFTVGLPTGVLSDPKNAPVMSWSEVRQMVASGLCEVASHGHMHRSLPKLEGKKLAEELNLSRRIIERETGRPPVAYFYPLGAFDRGAARQVERAGYRAAFRASGAPVTLGSGSRFWLPRASVVYRQGGVIAQYFDDAFADGAVARRAP; translated from the coding sequence ATGGCGCGTTGGCCGTGGCTCGGGGCTCTGCTTTTTCTTTTGGGTTGTGGCGGCGCGGTAACCCCGCGGACGAAGCTCGTGGCGACGTCACCGGCGGTGCTGCCCGCGCCGCGGGTGCACCTGGCGCGGCTCACGCCGCCCGGCCCTGCTCGCCTCGGTGCCGGCGTGCGGCGGCTCAGCGCGGAGCCCGCGGCGCGGCGCTTCCGCGAGCCCGTGGTCGCGCCGGAGCACACCCGCGCGATCGTGCTCCTCTACCACGGCTTCGACGATGGCCGGGACAAGCTCAGCGTGAAGAGCTCGGCCTTCGAGCGGCAGCTCGGCTGGCTCGCGGACAATCACGTCGAGATCGTCTCCACCAGCGAGCTGCTCGACTATCTGGAAGGGCGGCGCTGGCTACCGGAGCGCGTGGCGGTGATCACCATCGATGACGGGCGCCGCAGCGTGTTCCGGCGCGCTTGGCCCATTCTCGCCCGCCACGGTGCGCGCTTCACCGTGGGGCTGCCCACCGGTGTGCTCTCGGATCCGAAGAACGCGCCGGTCATGAGCTGGTCCGAAGTGCGTCAGATGGTGGCGTCGGGCCTGTGCGAGGTCGCGAGCCATGGCCACATGCACCGCAGTCTGCCGAAGCTCGAGGGCAAGAAGCTGGCGGAGGAGCTCAACCTGTCGCGGCGCATCATCGAGCGGGAGACGGGGCGGCCGCCGGTGGCGTACTTCTATCCGCTGGGCGCGTTCGATCGCGGTGCCGCGCGGCAGGTGGAGCGCGCGGGCTATCGCGCCGCGTTTCGCGCCAGCGGCGCACCCGTGACCTTGGGCTCCGGCTCGCGCTTTTGGCTACCGCGGGCCAGCGTGGTGTACCGGCAGGGCGGCGTGATCGCGCAGTACTTCGACGACGCCTTCGCGGACGGCGCCGTTGCCCGCCGCGCACCGTGA